A window of the Cicer arietinum cultivar CDC Frontier isolate Library 1 chromosome 6, Cicar.CDCFrontier_v2.0, whole genome shotgun sequence genome harbors these coding sequences:
- the LOC101515449 gene encoding geranylgeranyl transferase type-2 subunit beta 1 isoform X1 has product MGELAAEKHVRYILSIEKKKDSFESVVMEHLRMNGAYWGLTALDLLGKLDTLDVDEVVSWIMSCQHESGGFGGNVGHDPHILYTLSAVQVLALFNKLDVIDVDKVTNYIVSLQNEDGSFSGDIWGEVDTRFSYIAICCLSILHRLDRINVEKAVKYIISCKNMDGGFGCTPGGESHAGQIFCCVGALALTGSLDLVDKDLLGWWLCERQVKSGGLNGRPEKLPDVCYSWWVLSSLIMIDRVHWISKEKLIKFILDCQDTENGGISDRPDDAVDVFHTYFGVAGLSLLEYPGLKPIDPAYALPVDVVNRIFFSK; this is encoded by the exons ATGGGAGAGCTTGCCGCTGAGAAACATGTTCGATATATTCTATCAATTGAAAAG AAGAAAGATAGTTTCGAATCTGTGGTAATGGAACATCTGAGGATGAATGGCGCATACTGGGGATTGACTGCCCTGGATCTTCTGGGAAAGCTTGACACCTTGGATGTTGATGAGGTTGTTTCATGGATCATGAGTTGTCAGCACGAGTCAG GGGGATTTGGTGGAAATGTTGGACATGATCCACACATCTTGTATACACTGAGTGCTGTGCAGGTGCTGGCTCTGTTTAATAAGCTGGATGTTATTGATGTAGATAAGGTCACAAATT atATTGTCAGCCTGCAAAATGAAGATGGATCTTTTTCAGGGGATATATGGGGTGAAGTTGATACACG GTTCTCATACATTGCTATTTGTTGTCTATCAATATTACATCGCTTGGATAGAATTAATGTGGAGAAGGCTGTGAAGTACATTATAAGTTGCAAAAACATGGATGGTGGTTTTGGTTGCACGCCTGGTGGGGAATCTCATGCCGGACAAa TTTTCTGCTGTGTTGGGGCCCTTGCTCTAACGGGGTCACTAGATCTTGTTGACAAGGACCTACTTGGTTGGTGGTTATGTGAGCGGCAAGTCAAATCTGGAGGTTTGAATGGGCGTCCAGAGAAACTCCCTGAT GTATGCTACTCATGGTGGGTTCTTTCTAGCCTGATCATGATTGATAGGGTTCACTGGATCAGTAAGGAGAAGCTTATCAAGTTTATCTTGGACTGCCAG GACACAGAAAATGGTGGGATTTCAGACAGACCAGATGATGCTGTGGATGTCTTTCATACATACTTTGGGGTGGCTG GACTTTCGCTTCTTGAATATCCTGGATTGAAACCGATAGACCCAGCTTATGCCTTACCTGTTGACGTTGTAAATCGGATTTTCTTTAGTAAATAG
- the LOC101515449 gene encoding geranylgeranyl transferase type-2 subunit beta 1 isoform X2 → MGELAAEKHVRYILSIEKKKDSFESVVMEHLRMNGAYWGLTALDLLGKLDTLDVDEVVSWIMSCQHESGGFGGNVGHDPHILYTLSAVQVLALFNKLDVIDVDKVTNYIVSLQNEDGSFSGDIWGEVDTRFSYIAICCLSILHRLDRINVEKAVKYIISCKNMDGGFGCTPGGESHAGQIFCCVGALALTGSLDLVDKDLLGWWLCERQVKSGGLNGRPEKLPDVCYSWWVLSSLIMIDRVHWISKEKLIKFILDCQKMVGFQTDQMMLWMSFIHTLGWLDFRFLNILD, encoded by the exons ATGGGAGAGCTTGCCGCTGAGAAACATGTTCGATATATTCTATCAATTGAAAAG AAGAAAGATAGTTTCGAATCTGTGGTAATGGAACATCTGAGGATGAATGGCGCATACTGGGGATTGACTGCCCTGGATCTTCTGGGAAAGCTTGACACCTTGGATGTTGATGAGGTTGTTTCATGGATCATGAGTTGTCAGCACGAGTCAG GGGGATTTGGTGGAAATGTTGGACATGATCCACACATCTTGTATACACTGAGTGCTGTGCAGGTGCTGGCTCTGTTTAATAAGCTGGATGTTATTGATGTAGATAAGGTCACAAATT atATTGTCAGCCTGCAAAATGAAGATGGATCTTTTTCAGGGGATATATGGGGTGAAGTTGATACACG GTTCTCATACATTGCTATTTGTTGTCTATCAATATTACATCGCTTGGATAGAATTAATGTGGAGAAGGCTGTGAAGTACATTATAAGTTGCAAAAACATGGATGGTGGTTTTGGTTGCACGCCTGGTGGGGAATCTCATGCCGGACAAa TTTTCTGCTGTGTTGGGGCCCTTGCTCTAACGGGGTCACTAGATCTTGTTGACAAGGACCTACTTGGTTGGTGGTTATGTGAGCGGCAAGTCAAATCTGGAGGTTTGAATGGGCGTCCAGAGAAACTCCCTGAT GTATGCTACTCATGGTGGGTTCTTTCTAGCCTGATCATGATTGATAGGGTTCACTGGATCAGTAAGGAGAAGCTTATCAAGTTTATCTTGGACTGCCAG AAAATGGTGGGATTTCAGACAGACCAGATGATGCTGTGGATGTCTTTCATACATACTTTGGGGTGGCTG GACTTTCGCTTCTTGAATATCCTGGATTGA